In Alkalispirochaeta americana, the sequence GTTGCGGCCTTCGAAAAGCTCTGTGCCTCGTCGCGAACCCTCTTCTGGTGCTATGCGGCACCCTATCGCGGTGTGGTTTCCAGGGAAATATCCCTCTCGGGCATCGGGGAGGGAGATCGTGTTCTTGCCATCGGCTGCGGTTCGCTCCCTTTCACTGCGGTTCTTGTGGCCACCCTGGCCAAGGCGCAGGTGGTGGCCGTTGATATCGATCCCGTTTCGGTTCTCAAGGCCCGGGAGTTGATACAACGGCTGGGGCTCTCTTCCCGGATCCAGGTTCTTGCCGGCGATGCTGCCTCCATCACGTTGCCCCAGGCCGAGGTCGCTCTCGTGGCACTCCAGGCGGCTCCCAAGAAGGAGATTCTTGATAACCTGGCCAGATCGCTTTCGGATACCTGCGGGCGGGTGCTCCTTCGTCTGCCCCGTCCAGGGCTTGAGGGACAGTACGGGCTGGATTCATCTGAGCGGTTTCTCTATTCCGCCCGGGCAGTATATCACTCCATGCCCACCTTCGATCGGTCGGTTATGGTCTCCTTCCCGTCAGAACCATCGCCTGAACAGTCGGTACAGTCGGAAAAACAGGCGGTTGTGGCGTGAGCGCACTATCTGTGAGGGTATCCTCTGAAAAAAGCAGACCGTTTCAGGGGTTGAAAGGCGGGGTGCTCCGGGGCGCCGTTCTTTTGGGGGGAGTCGCCGTACTCCCGTATCTGGTTTCACGGGAATCGCTCTGGTCGGCCCTCGAAAACCTGGGGGCCCTCTCCTGGGTTGCTCTTGCAGCGTTGCTTCTTCTGCAGGTGCTGGTTCTGGGCGTGCTTTGCGTTCAGTGGAGCCTGCTTCTGGCGTCCCGGGCTCCTTCGGGAAAGGCTTCGTGGCTGTCGGTGGTTGCTCCCTATCTGGCGGGTTCCTTCGTTGAGTCCGTGACCCCTTCGGCAAAGCTGGGCGGGGGGCTCACGCGGGGCCTTCTCTTTCAGCGGCGTTTCGGAATTCCTCCCCGGGATGTGGCCCTGGTAATCGCCCTGCAGGCAACAGTCATGGTTCTGGGGGCAGTGGTTGTGCTGGTTCCTGCGGGAATGCTCCTGGGGCGGTCGGCGGTGAACCTTCTGGGAATCTCTTCCGGGATCTCTTCGGGAATTTCCGCACCAGCCCTGGGGCTCCTGCCCGGGCTGGGCATTCTTCTTCTTGCCTGCGGAGGGGGCGCTTTCTTCCTGGTTTCGGGTTCCTCCCGGCTGCAGCGACGGAATCAGAAAGGGGGCTCCCCGCGCG encodes:
- a CDS encoding SAM-dependent methyltransferase; translation: MPIIKPLVAAFEKLCASSRTLFWCYAAPYRGVVSREISLSGIGEGDRVLAIGCGSLPFTAVLVATLAKAQVVAVDIDPVSVLKARELIQRLGLSSRIQVLAGDAASITLPQAEVALVALQAAPKKEILDNLARSLSDTCGRVLLRLPRPGLEGQYGLDSSERFLYSARAVYHSMPTFDRSVMVSFPSEPSPEQSVQSEKQAVVA